The sequence below is a genomic window from Gammaproteobacteria bacterium.
TTCCAGATTGTTTGGTTAATATGTGTATATCGAGATTAATAATAGTCCAGACTGGCAAAAAACCACGGTCAATTTTCGGTGGCACCTGTCACGGTTGGTGGGTGGGCGTGGATCGGGTCTAAAATCTGTGCTCCGCACTCGCCTTGCGTTCGAGGCTGCGCAGTAATTTTTATATAAATCAACCTCTTACCGGAGCTTCTTCAAATCTTGATGAGCAGGCAAGAAATCGAACGGGTCGGTATCGAATCATTGCCCTAAAGAATTCCATTCGCAGTAACGGGCCTAACCAGGAGGATCGTTTTTTAAAAATGCCGATATTAGATAGGGTGCCAGGAGTAGCTAGGGTGCCAGGAGCGGAAGCGAATCTGTGCAATATCCATGGGTGCGCACATTCTGAATTACAGGGGACCGTATGCCTATTTCAATTCCGGATTTTCATTACCACATCATTACTCCAAAATTGCCCCTTCTGTGTTGCCAATACAAGCGCACACGCAGTATATAGGTGCGACCGGCAAATAGCCTTTCTTCGAAGTAGGCATTAAAGTCTTCGCCACTGTCATCATCGCCGACCCTGTAACGCGGCTTGCCGTCGATCTCTTCAAACAGCACCATCACAGCATCGGCATTACCGAAAGTTCCAAATTCATACCAACGCGTTGCCGTCGGTTTCACATAGAAATTTAGTTGTTTTCCCGGGTTAATGGTCACCCGGACAGACCTGAACGGTTTCAAAACCTTATAGTCATTGACTGACAGCGGAGGGTAAAAGATATTGCACCACTCTTTGTCTCTCGCTGATAGCCCCGGTCTTGGAATCAGTGGCCTGGTCTGGAATTCCTCAGGCTTGAGGATCATGCCTTTGTCGAACGGGTAGTGCATGATGGAATCTTTGTCCCACTCAGAGCCGCGTACCTCAGCTTGCTCCAGCTTTCTTATTATATTCCAAAAGGTTGTTTCACGACTCCAGAAATTCGGTGGTCCCGCAAGATTTGCATAAACTGCCTCTTCATCCCACTCGATGCCCGAATTCGGGTTTTGGTGTTCGTGTGGAAATCCGAGAGTGTGTCCGATTTCGTGAATTGCAGTATCGATGTCGTTGCGGATATTCCAACCAAAATTCATCGTCTGATCACTGATACCCTGATCGAGAACATCTCGACCGACGTAGGACCACGCTCCATCACCACGCCTGAAGCCAATCCTGATTTCAGCTTCATCTGCCGAATCAACCTCGACGAACTCAAGGCCAATTCCTACATTTTTCCATCTCTTGAATGCGTCACGGACAACATCGCGCTCAGCCGCGGTGCCTCGTTGACCCGCGTTTTTAAAGAAATAGTAGTGAAGCCGCGTGCCGTTCGCCCACTTTTTATCTGAGATCCGTATAAGAGCCGCGCGGTCGCTATTAACTCGTCGTCCAAATTCTCGTTCAGGGGTGACCGGCTGGCAGCAATATTTGAAGGAGATCTTCTGCTTTTTAACCGATTGAGTTTTTTTTCTATTGTTACGTTTCTTTTGTGTTGTCTTTTGTTTATTTTTCGCGGCCATCAAAAATTCCTCATATTTGTCCTATTTCGACTTAGGTAGCAAGTCAATCTCCAGCTCAAAGAGTTACCTCAGTACCAGGTGACCGATCTTTCGCAGTCTATAAATAGCTTTGTCTAAAGCACCTGTGATCAAAATACTGCCGCAAATTACGGACAGGTCAAGGTATTGCTATTACAAGAAGAAAAAAGTCTCTTTTTATAATAAGGGACAGACCTGAGCAGTTTACTCTACGTAATATCGAGTTGTACCCAGAGTGGGCGATGATCAGATATATGATGCTTTACATGTCGATTGAACAGACCAATTGCTTTGCTCTTCGGCATTTGACTCAAAAGTTTCTCCCACAATGGCTTAAATGCAGCCTTGTCGAAATCAAAAACGCCTTGTGCGGTTATTCTTGTTTTAGGAATTGTTGGGGCAAACGCCATTTGGTCATATGTCCTGTCGTTGCCCAGGTTCGAACCTCCCGTCTTGGATGTGTAGTCAACTGGACACCAACCATACTTTACTAGTTCCTTGTAGGTGCTTTCCGTCTTTTCCATTGCTGGTACGTTCATATCTCCGATCAGAATGATGTCCTTGTCATATGTGGTCGCTTTGTTCTTTCGACGGTCTGCCCATCTTGCAAGCGCGTGAATCTCAAGAACCCGCCTCGCGTACTTCTTCCGATCTTCTTTCTTCTTTGAGTTCTGGAATTCCCCAAAGTACAGGTGGACATTGGCCAGTACAAAGTCAAATTTTCCAGACGAAAATGATCCGATAAACGGGTTTCTGTCAAATGGGACAAATCTGTGATTCTGGAACTTGTCGATACGATTGACTCCATTTGAGTCTGTCCATCTGACTTTGACGGTTCTTTTCGGATACTCTCGGGGCCTTAGTGCCAGCTCACCGAACAGATTAGTCGGAGTGACTTTATCTGTGTGATAGACGAATGCGAGACGCTCATTATTACCGGCTGTATCGGACATGATGAATTTATACTTGCTACCCATCATCTCAACAATTTTAGCAAAGGTTCTAAATTCGTCGTTAACCTCTTGCACTGCAACCAGGTCAAAGCGTTTTAAGATATGCGCCACCAGTTTCCTGGCGTTTGGCGTTCGGTCTTGCGCGCCGAGATTGGCAATATTCCAGGATGCTATCAGCAGGCGTCCGTTTACAGATTTCGGAACTGTGCGTTTGCTGAAATGTCGGGTAATAGCTGCCTTTTCCCTGGTGGAATTGTAGGTATGCTTTGGAACTGGGCTTTTGAACGGAATCGCCATGTTGTTCTCTATTTATTTTGTTGATATTCGAAGTGATGGCTAACAGTGTAGTGGGGTCAGGCTTTACAATCCACAAATCAAGCGCGACCTTCCTTGGGTTTTACGACACGGCCGACCATAGCGTAACTCACGCAGAATAATCACCTGCCACGGTCCGAGTACAATGCCCACTCAGATAATCCATTGCCATAGCTTCTCGACGCTTGCTAAATTTTTCTTCGAAATGTTTAAGCGGTTCGGGCGGCGCCTGTTCCTGTTTTCTGGGAATATCTAACCCGGACTGGTCTGGATCACTCTTGCACTGGACATTCTCTACAAATTTGTCAGCCCCCAGATATATTTGATTCTTCAACGAATCCCAGGGGGAAGGCTGGTTTTCATAGTCAGGGGACAGCAGGCCGGCTCTACAGGAACGCTCGGCGGTAAAAAGGATTGGGTATACTGTCTCCGGAACTGCTTTCGGAATTCGCTATGCGCAGCTTATTTAACCGCCTACCCCTGTCTATCCTGATCGTGTTGTGTCTCACCCTGGGATTGGCTCCTTTCACACCTGAACCGCATCTTTGGGAGAAGCTCAAGATGCTGGCTTCGGGTGAGCTCAACGAACCCCTCGACATTTTCGATTTATTGCTCCATGGAACCCCATGGCTACTGCTGATCATCAAGCTATTTTTGGCGTCAAAAAGTAAACCGGAAGAGTAAATTTAGATGCTGAAAGGTCTGGCCCCGATCATTTCTGGGCACCTCGTCTATACTTTTATTTTTTAAACGGCCAACAAATCCGGGCTTGCGAAATTTTTAAGAAGAGGGAAATATGAAGACTTCGATGGTAAGGAGTTTTGTCTTTACCCTGCTTGTATTAAACGCCTCGATTACTTATGCAGCGTCCATCGAAACTGTTTTTGATGATGCCGCCCTTTACACGGTCAAGATTGAGACTACAACCAGGCATCCATACATAAACGACACGCATGGAACCATTACGGGTGCAGGATTCCTGATCAACAAAGCCAAAGGCTGGGTGCTTACCAATCGTCACGTGGCTGCAGAAGCACCTTCTTCTGTCAATGTAAGATTCAAGGGTGGCGATTATTTTGCTGCAGAAAAGTTCTACCTCGACCCACAGATTGATTTAGCACTGGTAAGAATCCCCGGCGAAGCTATCCCGCAAAATGCAACAGAAGCCAGGCTGGGCTGCAACGAAAAGCCCGAGATGGGTAACCCCGTCGTCGTCTTTGGTCATCCTGCCGGTTTGAACTTTACCGGCACCCGCGGAATTATATCAGGCACAACATTCGTGGGTGGCAACGAATCACTTCAAACCGATGCGCCACTCAATAGTGGTAACTCCGGTGGGCCATTAATAAGCCTCAAATCGGGGAAGGTTGTTGGGGTTAGCCAGGCGAAGATAAGCAGAAACGACACAGAAGGTTTAAATTTGACTGTTTCGATAGACCATGTCTGTAAAATTGTGTCACTGATCGAGGCAGATCGAGA
It includes:
- a CDS encoding M12 family metallopeptidase, yielding MAAKNKQKTTQKKRNNRKKTQSVKKQKISFKYCCQPVTPEREFGRRVNSDRAALIRISDKKWANGTRLHYYFFKNAGQRGTAAERDVVRDAFKRWKNVGIGLEFVEVDSADEAEIRIGFRRGDGAWSYVGRDVLDQGISDQTMNFGWNIRNDIDTAIHEIGHTLGFPHEHQNPNSGIEWDEEAVYANLAGPPNFWSRETTFWNIIRKLEQAEVRGSEWDKDSIMHYPFDKGMILKPEEFQTRPLIPRPGLSARDKEWCNIFYPPLSVNDYKVLKPFRSVRVTINPGKQLNFYVKPTATRWYEFGTFGNADAVMVLFEEIDGKPRYRVGDDDSGEDFNAYFEERLFAGRTYILRVRLYWQHRRGNFGVMMW
- a CDS encoding endonuclease/exonuclease/phosphatase family protein; translated protein: MAIPFKSPVPKHTYNSTREKAAITRHFSKRTVPKSVNGRLLIASWNIANLGAQDRTPNARKLVAHILKRFDLVAVQEVNDEFRTFAKIVEMMGSKYKFIMSDTAGNNERLAFVYHTDKVTPTNLFGELALRPREYPKRTVKVRWTDSNGVNRIDKFQNHRFVPFDRNPFIGSFSSGKFDFVLANVHLYFGEFQNSKKKEDRKKYARRVLEIHALARWADRRKNKATTYDKDIILIGDMNVPAMEKTESTYKELVKYGWCPVDYTSKTGGSNLGNDRTYDQMAFAPTIPKTRITAQGVFDFDKAAFKPLWEKLLSQMPKSKAIGLFNRHVKHHISDHRPLWVQLDIT
- a CDS encoding RND transporter, whose amino-acid sequence is MRSLFNRLPLSILIVLCLTLGLAPFTPEPHLWEKLKMLASGELNEPLDIFDLLLHGTPWLLLIIKLFLASKSKPEE
- a CDS encoding trypsin-like peptidase domain-containing protein: MKTSMVRSFVFTLLVLNASITYAASIETVFDDAALYTVKIETTTRHPYINDTHGTITGAGFLINKAKGWVLTNRHVAAEAPSSVNVRFKGGDYFAAEKFYLDPQIDLALVRIPGEAIPQNATEARLGCNEKPEMGNPVVVFGHPAGLNFTGTRGIISGTTFVGGNESLQTDAPLNSGNSGGPLISLKSGKVVGVSQAKISRNDTEGLNLTVSIDHVCKIVSLIEADRDPSPPSFPIVFIAHDSDRPRLVVARSYYADKSLLEFGDIIKRVSGTTEQITNIDHLMYQLRGVKEAADLVIERNGEKMIVTLPFTPQPKMLEQTGLALSGMTLSNFNPIDRGEGGYEDAVYVAHVAQGLEAYNAWFEDSDLIYSIQGKRVFSTDEVHQLMGRPLRDFAPQSITMHN